A genomic window from Anthocerotibacter panamensis C109 includes:
- a CDS encoding cytochrome c oxidase subunit 3, whose amino-acid sequence MVANTGEAGAVAVHHMDHEHPDLRLFGFLLFLISEGMLFVGLFVAYLAFRAVATQWPPAGTPKLEFLIPAANTVILISSSFVIHRAEGAIKNGDVQGVRRWFGITALMGAVFLAGQAYEYFGLIFKEGLTLWSGLYGGTFYVLTGFHGFHVLVGLLLMLGVMYRSFKEDHYTAEKHFGVEAASVYWHFVDGVWVVLFLLLYVIR is encoded by the coding sequence ATGGTGGCTAACACTGGTGAAGCCGGTGCTGTCGCTGTCCACCATATGGACCACGAGCACCCGGACCTCCGTCTTTTTGGGTTCCTGCTCTTTCTTATCTCGGAAGGGATGCTCTTTGTGGGTCTCTTTGTGGCCTATTTGGCTTTCCGGGCGGTGGCGACCCAATGGCCTCCTGCGGGCACACCCAAGCTGGAATTTCTGATCCCTGCGGCCAACACGGTGATCCTTATCTCCAGCAGCTTCGTCATCCACCGGGCGGAGGGAGCCATCAAAAATGGGGATGTCCAAGGGGTGCGCCGCTGGTTTGGGATCACCGCCCTGATGGGGGCGGTTTTCCTTGCCGGTCAAGCCTACGAGTACTTTGGCCTAATTTTCAAAGAGGGACTGACGCTCTGGTCTGGGCTCTATGGGGGCACTTTTTATGTCCTGACGGGCTTCCACGGATTTCACGTCCTAGTGGGTCTGCTGCTGATGCTGGGCGTAATGTACCGCTCCTTTAAGGAAGACCACTACACCGCTGAGAAACACTTTGGCGTCGAGGCAGCCAGTGTCTACTGGCACTTTGTCGATGGCGTGTGGGTTGTCCTCTTCCTGTTGCTCTATGTAATCCGATGA
- a CDS encoding ferric reductase-like transmembrane domain-containing protein yields MNYRAERVPPVLSSRHRIRDWTWFVLTMLLGSVWVYLVILPFINPSDHLWQQEVTQYQGNLALFCLGIILYASGLSRWLPAIVKDRRWLGLMAFGLAVAHTISGFKHTLGGDWQGWQFLGPLEQGALGIGVLSLLLLTVLALTSNNWSVQTLGKGWKVLHRSLFYPAVILALLHTAGLGVHFRWSTPQGLINLLLVALTLVGALWLRRTVSPR; encoded by the coding sequence ATGAACTACCGGGCTGAACGGGTGCCACCCGTCCTTTCTTCCAGGCATCGGATACGAGACTGGACTTGGTTCGTCCTGACGATGCTCCTCGGGAGTGTCTGGGTCTATCTGGTCATCCTGCCCTTTATCAATCCCAGCGACCATCTATGGCAGCAGGAAGTGACCCAGTATCAGGGCAATCTTGCGCTCTTTTGTCTGGGGATCATCCTCTATGCCTCCGGGCTCAGCCGTTGGCTTCCGGCTATAGTCAAAGACCGGCGCTGGTTGGGGTTGATGGCTTTTGGGCTGGCGGTCGCTCACACGATTAGTGGCTTTAAACACACCTTGGGTGGGGATTGGCAGGGCTGGCAGTTTTTGGGTCCGCTAGAACAAGGTGCCTTGGGGATCGGGGTCTTGAGCCTGCTCTTGCTAACTGTGTTGGCGCTAACCAGCAACAACTGGTCCGTCCAAACCCTAGGTAAAGGCTGGAAGGTGCTCCACCGTTCGCTGTTTTATCCGGCGGTGATATTGGCCTTGCTGCACACGGCGGGCCTCGGAGTCCATTTCCGCTGGTCTACGCCGCAGGGCTTAATCAATCTATTATTGGTTGCGCTTACGCTAGTGGGTGCGCTCTGGTTACGTCGTACCGTTTCACCGCGCTAG